A region from the Sutcliffiella horikoshii genome encodes:
- a CDS encoding general stress protein has product MKKTILGVYDTEKKARNVVEGLIVQGYRAEEIVVVALGDQIGSDYPTGTRVEHITSEEDDSVVDKLLLPDEAQAPQGVGNKLLELGLSDRDAPMYATDVENGRILVLTNEKESQEARTVEPCVGAREEQEMH; this is encoded by the coding sequence ATGAAAAAAACAATATTAGGTGTTTATGATACAGAGAAAAAAGCCAGAAATGTAGTGGAAGGATTGATTGTCCAAGGATACCGGGCAGAAGAGATCGTCGTGGTTGCACTTGGTGATCAAATTGGATCCGACTACCCGACAGGAACAAGGGTGGAACACATCACATCGGAAGAAGATGATTCGGTGGTCGACAAACTCCTTTTGCCGGATGAAGCACAGGCACCACAAGGAGTAGGAAACAAGCTACTTGAACTAGGCCTATCAGACCGAGATGCACCAATGTATGCAACAGATGTGGAAAATGGCAGGATCTTGGTGCTGACGAACGAAAAAGAGAGCCAGGAAGCACGCACAGTTGAGCCATGTGTGGGTGCTCGTGAAGAACAGGAAATGCACTAG
- a CDS encoding HAMP domain-containing sensor histidine kinase: MKIKSKILLFSTVWLVIMLLLVNGAIYFLFQKNILDNDLNRVKDHAESVAEAVNRAIREDETDFSSLLNAYLPPNGMIRIVTEENTSVANSAKEYDMRLVPTKFQNQQFSTTRTFEGVPYAVVSYPLIWTDGNIVMLEVTEKLEDSKRTIDTLLIVLLLASVFLLLPALFFGNVLSRIILTPIQAMTKTMKQIQQTGDYQKLQLQGNSKDELYTMGHTFNQMIDILEGNYQKQQQFVSDASHELKTPLTVIESYASMLKRWGMKKPELLEESVDAIYTESIRMKEMTEQMLQLANADNDMVLKKESVDLHSLCKQAAHNMEVSFNRNIDIIDRGLSSSVFADTNKIKQLVYILLDNARKYSEAEIVVELGESAASCYFSVQDKGVGIPKDDLDKIFDRFYRVDKARNRESGGAGLGLSIAKQIVDAHQGTIDFASEEGKGTTVKVMLPKERTVKANEK, from the coding sequence ATGAAAATAAAAAGCAAAATTCTCTTGTTTTCTACTGTCTGGCTTGTCATCATGTTGCTCCTTGTCAACGGGGCGATCTATTTCCTTTTCCAAAAAAACATCTTGGATAATGACCTGAACCGGGTGAAGGATCATGCCGAATCGGTGGCGGAAGCTGTGAACAGGGCGATACGTGAGGACGAGACTGATTTCAGCTCCCTGCTTAATGCCTATCTACCTCCTAACGGAATGATTCGCATCGTCACAGAGGAGAATACCTCAGTTGCCAACAGTGCCAAAGAGTATGACATGAGGCTTGTTCCCACCAAATTTCAGAATCAGCAGTTTTCCACCACCCGTACGTTCGAAGGCGTTCCTTACGCCGTTGTCTCTTACCCGCTCATTTGGACGGACGGAAATATCGTCATGCTTGAAGTGACCGAAAAGCTGGAAGATTCCAAGCGCACCATAGACACGCTGCTTATCGTCTTACTTTTGGCATCTGTCTTTCTCTTGTTACCTGCATTATTTTTCGGCAATGTATTAAGCCGCATCATCTTGACGCCGATTCAGGCCATGACCAAGACGATGAAGCAAATCCAACAGACCGGAGATTATCAGAAGCTGCAGTTGCAGGGAAACTCCAAGGATGAGCTGTATACGATGGGCCATACGTTCAACCAGATGATTGATATTTTGGAAGGCAACTATCAGAAGCAGCAGCAGTTTGTTTCAGACGCCTCTCATGAGTTGAAGACTCCGCTGACTGTGATAGAAAGTTACGCGAGCATGCTGAAACGATGGGGCATGAAAAAGCCGGAACTCCTGGAAGAATCGGTGGACGCCATTTATACAGAGTCCATCCGGATGAAGGAAATGACCGAGCAAATGCTGCAGCTGGCAAATGCCGATAATGATATGGTGTTGAAAAAAGAATCGGTGGATTTGCATTCCCTTTGCAAACAAGCCGCGCATAATATGGAGGTTTCTTTTAACAGGAATATCGATATTATCGATCGAGGACTATCCTCTTCTGTTTTCGCCGACACCAATAAAATAAAGCAGTTAGTCTATATCCTTTTAGATAACGCGCGGAAATATAGTGAAGCAGAAATAGTGGTGGAGCTCGGGGAATCCGCAGCAAGCTGTTATTTTTCCGTTCAAGATAAAGGAGTCGGCATTCCAAAAGATGACCTCGATAAAATTTTCGATCGCTTTTACCGTGTAGACAAAGCCAGAAACCGCGAATCAGGCGGCGCAGGCCTTGGTCTTTCCATTGCCAAGCAGATTGTCGATGCGCATCAAGGTACCATAGACTTTGCAAGCGAAGAAGGAAAAGGCACCACGGTAAAAGTAATGTTGCCAAAGGAAAGGACAGTGAAAGCGAATGAAAAATAA
- a CDS encoding response regulator transcription factor, producing MANILIIEDEKKIARVLQLELEHEGYETDAAFTGTSGLEKFKEQQWDLVLLDVMLPELSGLEVLRRIRATDTNTPVILLTARNSIPDKVSGLDLGANDYVTKPFEIEELLARVRASLRTVQTGTEKNAGLLTVKDWKVNEKTREVSRGDEHVDLTPKEFDLLVYFIENKGQALNREQILNRVWGFDYYGDTNIVDVYVRHLRKKLDLSEVLVTLRGVGYRLKE from the coding sequence ATGGCAAACATATTGATTATTGAAGACGAAAAAAAGATTGCCCGTGTCCTTCAATTGGAGCTTGAGCATGAGGGCTATGAAACAGACGCCGCATTCACTGGCACGAGCGGCTTGGAAAAATTCAAAGAGCAACAATGGGACTTGGTGTTGCTTGATGTGATGCTGCCTGAACTGAGCGGTCTGGAAGTGTTAAGGAGGATTCGCGCGACAGATACCAACACTCCCGTCATCCTTTTGACCGCCCGCAATTCCATTCCTGATAAGGTAAGCGGTCTGGATCTTGGAGCAAATGATTATGTGACAAAACCTTTTGAAATAGAGGAACTTTTGGCCAGGGTCAGGGCATCCCTCCGAACGGTACAAACGGGCACAGAAAAGAACGCCGGCCTGCTGACTGTGAAGGACTGGAAGGTTAACGAAAAAACCCGGGAGGTATCCCGTGGTGATGAACACGTGGACCTTACACCTAAAGAGTTCGACCTCCTCGTTTATTTTATCGAAAATAAAGGGCAAGCCTTAAACCGCGAACAAATTCTCAATCGGGTATGGGGTTTCGATTATTACGGAGATACCAATATTGTGGACGTCTATGTGAGGCATCTTCGTAAAAAATTGGACCTATCTGAGGTGCTGGTGACCTTGCGTGGTGTCGGATACCGATTAAAGGAGTAG
- a CDS encoding ABC transporter ATP-binding protein yields the protein MVRRFFSYYKPYKWLFILDFSCAVLVGLLELAFPIAVNQVIDRLLPQENWTLIVWACIGLLAIYAINTGLHYVVTYWGHMLGINIETDMRRKLFQHMQKLSFGYYDNNKTGHSISRLTKDLEEIGEVAHHGPEDVFVALMTLIGAFFIMLTINWKLAILSFLVIPLLMILAIHFNKKMTRTFRRMFSDVAEINARVEDSIGGIRVVQAFANEKHEQKQFAVNNESYRSTKLASYKIMAQNVTANYMLMRLVTLFTLLFGTFFVIRGELSYGEFVAFILLSNVLLGPIQKINAVIESYPKGIAGFKRYTEIMDTEPDIADAPDAVHADLEGEIHYRNVSFGYEGNERVLKNINLTVRAGETVAIVGPSGAGKTTLCSLLPRFYELEEGSILIDGYDTRELTLESLRSQIGIVQQDVFLFSGTIRENIAYGKLDATDEEIMEAARRSQLDEFISTQPQGLDTVIGERGVKLSGGQKQRLAISRIFLKNPPILILDEATSALDTETERAIQESLTELSKDRTTLVIAHRLATIKNADRIMVVTKDGIAEQGRHEELIEAEGIYSRLHHAQFG from the coding sequence TTGGTACGACGGTTTTTCTCGTATTATAAGCCATACAAGTGGCTGTTTATTTTGGATTTTTCCTGCGCCGTTTTAGTAGGTTTGCTCGAACTTGCGTTTCCGATTGCCGTCAATCAGGTGATCGATAGGCTTTTGCCCCAAGAAAATTGGACGCTCATCGTCTGGGCATGCATCGGGTTGCTTGCCATCTATGCCATCAATACAGGGCTTCATTATGTGGTTACCTATTGGGGGCATATGCTCGGCATTAATATTGAAACGGACATGCGCAGAAAGTTATTTCAGCACATGCAGAAGCTTTCATTTGGCTATTATGACAACAATAAAACAGGTCATTCCATCTCCAGGCTGACAAAGGACTTAGAAGAAATCGGAGAGGTGGCCCACCACGGACCTGAGGATGTCTTTGTGGCATTGATGACGCTTATCGGGGCATTTTTTATCATGCTCACTATCAACTGGAAGCTTGCCATTCTATCATTCTTAGTCATTCCGCTATTAATGATTCTTGCCATCCATTTTAATAAAAAAATGACGCGCACGTTCCGCAGAATGTTCAGTGATGTGGCAGAAATTAATGCGAGAGTAGAAGACAGTATCGGCGGAATCCGCGTGGTGCAGGCTTTTGCTAACGAAAAACACGAACAGAAGCAATTTGCGGTGAACAATGAAAGCTACCGTTCTACGAAACTTGCTTCTTATAAAATAATGGCACAGAATGTCACGGCAAACTACATGCTGATGCGCCTTGTCACATTATTTACGCTCCTGTTTGGTACTTTCTTCGTTATCCGCGGGGAGCTTAGCTACGGGGAGTTTGTTGCATTCATCCTTCTGTCCAACGTTTTACTGGGACCTATTCAGAAAATAAATGCAGTAATCGAGAGCTATCCAAAAGGGATTGCCGGGTTCAAACGGTACACAGAAATCATGGATACGGAGCCTGACATTGCAGATGCGCCAGATGCGGTCCATGCTGATCTTGAAGGAGAGATTCATTACCGAAATGTATCGTTCGGTTATGAAGGCAACGAGCGAGTATTAAAAAACATCAACCTCACCGTCAGGGCAGGGGAAACAGTGGCGATTGTCGGTCCATCAGGTGCCGGGAAGACCACGCTTTGCAGTCTTTTGCCAAGGTTCTATGAACTAGAGGAAGGCAGCATTCTCATTGACGGCTATGATACGCGCGAATTGACGCTAGAATCATTGCGAAGCCAAATCGGGATCGTGCAGCAGGATGTGTTTCTATTTTCCGGAACGATCCGAGAAAATATTGCATATGGAAAACTTGATGCGACAGACGAAGAAATAATGGAGGCAGCAAGACGTTCCCAGCTGGATGAATTCATTTCCACGCAGCCACAGGGACTTGATACAGTCATTGGGGAACGCGGCGTGAAACTGTCTGGCGGCCAGAAGCAGCGCCTTGCCATTTCACGGATTTTCCTGAAGAATCCACCGATCCTTATTTTAGATGAAGCGACCTCCGCACTTGATACCGAAACGGAACGCGCAATCCAAGAATCGTTGACGGAGCTTTCCAAAGACCGGACAACGCTTGTCATCGCCCACCGCCTTGCAACCATCAAAAATGCGGACCGTATTATGGTTGTCACAAAGGATGGGATCGCAGAACAAGGCCGACATGAGGAACTGATTGAGGCGGAAGGAATCTATAGCAGATTGCATCATGCACAATTTGGTTAA
- a CDS encoding FAD-dependent oxidoreductase: MPNYSKLPSYPASLWMEQDSADAFSPLTEDISADVTVIGAGITGITAAYLLAKEGLKVALLEARKVIGGTTGFTTAKISSQHGLIYQDLIKQHGQEKARLYYEANQEGLSFIQDSINNLQIDCDFRTLPSFIYATSKEMEQKVEEEANAYLKLGIDGGFAHTEDLALPFPIKNAVMMRDQAQFHPVKYLNGLLRAFTKLGGKVYEDTRATDIQKDSSIVETENGFEVKSKDIIVSTHYPFNDMNRLLLSRLHVERSYALAAKINKGNIPDGIYLSADKPTRSIRSATGPNGEKLLLLGGEGHPTGQNDRDTLTNYEKLADFGARYFDIDEIPYHWSSQDIFSLDRLPYIGPIQSGSENVLIATAYAKWGMTNGTAAACVLKDTILNQENPYTDLFHPSRSEMNYSSAKSFVKENATVAKELIKGKIKRESRSIEELGHDEGGIIQLDGKKVGAYRDKEGTCHILKPTCTHMGCDVVWNDAERSWDCPCHASRFSYKGDVLEGPATKPLKRV; encoded by the coding sequence ATGCCAAATTATTCGAAATTACCATCCTATCCTGCTTCCCTCTGGATGGAGCAGGATTCAGCCGATGCTTTTTCACCGCTTACGGAGGATATCTCAGCGGATGTGACTGTCATCGGTGCCGGGATTACCGGGATCACCGCCGCTTATCTGCTTGCAAAGGAAGGGTTAAAAGTCGCTCTCCTTGAAGCAAGGAAAGTCATTGGCGGGACCACCGGGTTTACCACTGCTAAAATCTCTTCTCAGCACGGGTTGATTTATCAAGATTTAATAAAGCAACATGGACAAGAAAAAGCACGGCTTTATTATGAGGCGAATCAGGAAGGCTTATCTTTCATTCAAGACAGCATCAACAACCTGCAGATAGATTGCGACTTCCGCACACTCCCTTCATTCATTTACGCCACAAGCAAGGAAATGGAGCAAAAAGTGGAGGAAGAGGCAAATGCCTATCTTAAGCTTGGTATAGATGGCGGCTTTGCTCATACGGAAGACCTCGCCCTCCCCTTTCCCATAAAAAATGCCGTGATGATGCGGGATCAGGCACAGTTTCATCCAGTCAAATACCTTAACGGCCTGCTGCGGGCTTTTACAAAACTCGGCGGGAAAGTGTATGAGGATACAAGAGCTACAGACATACAGAAGGATTCTTCGATTGTTGAAACAGAAAACGGGTTTGAGGTAAAAAGCAAAGATATTATCGTCAGCACCCATTACCCTTTCAATGATATGAATCGCCTGCTCCTTTCCAGATTGCATGTAGAACGCTCTTACGCTCTGGCTGCTAAGATAAACAAAGGAAACATTCCGGATGGCATATACTTGAGCGCAGATAAACCGACACGCTCCATCCGCTCTGCAACTGGTCCTAATGGAGAGAAATTATTGCTTCTTGGAGGGGAAGGGCATCCTACCGGACAAAATGATCGAGACACCCTCACCAATTATGAGAAACTTGCCGATTTTGGAGCCCGGTATTTTGATATAGATGAGATCCCGTATCATTGGTCCTCACAGGATATTTTTTCGCTTGACCGCCTGCCTTACATCGGTCCCATTCAGTCAGGATCTGAAAATGTGTTAATAGCTACAGCCTATGCAAAGTGGGGAATGACAAATGGGACGGCTGCCGCCTGTGTATTGAAGGATACCATCCTCAATCAGGAAAATCCTTACACGGACCTTTTCCATCCAAGCAGGAGTGAAATGAATTACAGCAGCGCTAAAAGTTTTGTTAAGGAAAATGCAACTGTAGCAAAAGAACTGATAAAGGGAAAAATAAAAAGAGAATCCCGCAGCATCGAAGAACTGGGGCATGATGAGGGTGGCATAATCCAGCTTGATGGCAAAAAGGTTGGAGCCTACAGGGACAAGGAAGGCACATGTCACATCTTGAAGCCAACCTGTACCCACATGGGGTGCGATGTGGTGTGGAATGATGCGGAGCGTTCGTGGGATTGTCCCTGCCATGCATCAAGGTTTTCTTATAAAGGGGATGTGTTAGAGGGGCCGGCAACGAAGCCATTAAAAAGGGTATAA
- a CDS encoding LVIVD repeat-containing protein, whose translation MKKNFLVKTSIAGMLVFSAMAPMAFAHDRLDETGLLKGERTLYDDLAIAQLYGSKNLKHLKEVAAPEMNIIREDGRQNSFADVYSHKGYAYVGTHTRNGANGGVRVFDLKDPANPEEISVFAHNDIPGTWQEKVIVKSVNTPDFKGDLAVVSVQQLNRNNPDSKGGFLLYDVTNPAEPVKLGFWEVTKQTTGTHELYLTTQGNRALVLAASPYADYYSHGDSRDFQVVDVSNPAEPTTLWEFDPRELPEVAEDFNGYNWQSPDGKTRPVFNHSVITDNNGRYAYVSMWDLGTVIFDLKDPENPEYLGRTDFASEQQGSAHSAALAKGGTILIETREVYQPLKPGYEAAFGYTRIFDIKDKTNPVLLSEFKTDLTYDIPEDAPPNYATFSKTVHDPKVHGNTLYLSYYAGGVIAVDITDPSEPTEVGRYTPERSDIWGVFVDRNFVLASDIGSGLKVLLKNNSNKSDKIIE comes from the coding sequence TTGAAGAAAAACTTTCTCGTAAAAACTTCTATCGCAGGGATGCTTGTCTTTTCTGCTATGGCTCCAATGGCTTTTGCACATGACAGATTAGATGAAACTGGATTATTAAAAGGGGAACGGACACTGTATGATGATTTGGCAATAGCCCAGCTGTATGGCAGTAAAAACTTGAAGCATCTTAAAGAAGTTGCTGCACCTGAAATGAATATCATTAGAGAAGATGGCAGACAAAATTCTTTTGCGGATGTTTACTCACATAAAGGGTATGCCTATGTAGGTACCCACACTCGCAATGGTGCAAACGGCGGAGTAAGGGTGTTTGATCTAAAAGATCCAGCTAACCCAGAGGAAATTTCCGTATTTGCACATAATGATATCCCTGGAACATGGCAGGAGAAGGTTATTGTAAAATCAGTAAACACGCCTGATTTTAAAGGAGACCTTGCAGTTGTCAGTGTTCAGCAATTGAACCGTAATAACCCCGATTCCAAAGGCGGTTTCCTTTTATATGATGTGACAAATCCAGCTGAGCCTGTAAAACTTGGTTTCTGGGAAGTGACGAAGCAGACGACAGGTACGCACGAATTGTATTTGACCACTCAAGGCAACCGCGCATTGGTGCTTGCTGCAAGTCCTTATGCGGATTATTATAGCCATGGAGATTCTCGTGACTTCCAAGTGGTAGATGTTTCCAACCCCGCCGAACCAACGACTCTATGGGAATTTGACCCTCGGGAGCTTCCAGAAGTTGCAGAAGACTTTAACGGCTACAATTGGCAATCTCCTGATGGCAAGACCCGCCCTGTTTTTAATCATAGTGTCATCACAGATAATAACGGCCGCTATGCCTATGTTTCCATGTGGGATCTAGGTACCGTCATTTTCGATTTAAAAGATCCGGAAAATCCTGAATATCTGGGGCGTACCGATTTCGCATCTGAACAACAAGGCTCTGCCCATTCAGCCGCACTGGCAAAAGGCGGAACGATCCTTATTGAAACTCGTGAGGTTTATCAGCCATTAAAACCTGGATATGAAGCAGCATTTGGATATACAAGGATTTTCGATATAAAAGATAAGACAAACCCAGTGTTATTGAGCGAATTCAAGACAGATTTGACGTATGATATCCCGGAAGATGCGCCACCTAACTATGCAACTTTCTCCAAAACCGTGCATGATCCAAAAGTCCACGGCAACACACTTTACTTGAGCTACTATGCCGGCGGGGTCATTGCTGTGGATATTACGGATCCAAGTGAACCGACAGAGGTTGGCAGATATACTCCTGAGCGATCTGATATTTGGGGTGTGTTTGTAGACAGAAACTTTGTCCTTGCTTCCGATATTGGTTCGGGATTAAAGGTTTTATTGAAAAATAACAGCAATAAGTCGGATAAAATTATAGAATAG
- a CDS encoding PepSY domain-containing protein — MKIFTAVMAGAVLIGGISVGAEALKNEDTKETLKQVQVAEPSGEKAGITLAEASDIVLAKVENGVIHEAEKDRANGRLVYEIEVKNDEYEFEFKVDAENGEIIKEEKDERRGGKAANGENGNSGNTANAKDEAVISIGEAKGIAKKEVPGELEDIELERENGKLVYEVEIKNHQNGDDDDVSVYVDAITGKVLYVEWDD; from the coding sequence ATGAAAATCTTCACAGCAGTCATGGCAGGAGCAGTCCTTATCGGTGGAATCAGCGTAGGAGCGGAAGCGTTAAAGAACGAGGATACGAAGGAAACGTTAAAGCAGGTCCAAGTTGCTGAGCCGTCAGGAGAAAAAGCTGGCATCACTTTAGCCGAAGCATCTGACATTGTGTTGGCGAAAGTGGAAAATGGAGTAATCCATGAAGCGGAAAAGGACCGTGCAAACGGACGCCTTGTGTATGAAATTGAAGTAAAGAATGATGAGTATGAGTTTGAATTTAAGGTGGACGCCGAGAATGGTGAGATCATCAAGGAAGAAAAAGATGAGCGCCGCGGCGGTAAAGCAGCTAATGGTGAAAACGGAAATTCGGGGAACACTGCTAATGCCAAGGATGAAGCCGTGATTTCCATCGGTGAAGCAAAGGGAATTGCGAAGAAGGAAGTACCAGGAGAGCTTGAAGATATTGAGCTTGAGCGCGAAAACGGAAAGCTTGTATATGAAGTGGAAATCAAAAACCACCAAAACGGCGACGATGACGATGTATCTGTTTATGTTGACGCCATTACAGGAAAAGTGTTGTATGTGGAGTGGGATGATTAA
- the cydC gene encoding thiol reductant ABC exporter subunit CydC, translated as MRELAHVVKLVMMEKKDILLSILLGFSAGITAVGLFASSGYLISKAALAPPIYTLTVMIAVLKLFGFARAFSRYGERLYSHRTTFTILSNLRVSFYKKIEPLAPQIFQKYRSGDLLARIVGDVESLQNFFLRVFYPPVVLVLVFLSTIFFISFFSIYLALVMFVGLILTGFVVPAIFAVGQRRLQNRVREERGALSTEVTELFYGFRDLKIYQQLDVKEKLLADAADSYVGEQEREGKQAMFNQSVNTFITLLVSWTLLALGAYLTVEGQFEGLFLAMLVMISLTVFENAAPMAVFPNHYEESRRAAVRLDEVVDGEPVVGAASAGATVELPVQQAFSFAMKDVSFRYPGESRLTLDGVNISLPAGSKTAIVGPSGSGKSTLLQLLLKIYDPEDGLVLLNQWDYAEVEQEDLWSKANVVLQENHFFYGTIRENLALAKDRLSDEEMLEALGAVKLDGFSLDDAVLEKGENLSGGEKQRLAIARALLKAERLWLLDEPTSSVDAVTEAAIFEKLFEAAAEDTLVLVSHRLTGLEKMDQIIVMENGRVVEAGTFDELMRMKGYFYEMKEIEKSVFM; from the coding sequence ATGAGAGAGTTAGCACATGTTGTAAAGCTGGTCATGATGGAGAAGAAAGACATACTCCTGTCCATTTTGCTCGGGTTCTCAGCAGGGATTACAGCTGTGGGGCTATTTGCCTCCAGTGGTTATCTCATTTCCAAAGCGGCCTTGGCTCCGCCAATCTATACCTTGACCGTGATGATTGCAGTGTTGAAGCTCTTCGGTTTCGCGCGGGCATTTAGTAGATACGGCGAACGTCTGTATTCACATAGGACAACTTTTACGATATTAAGTAATCTGCGTGTTTCTTTTTATAAAAAAATAGAGCCGCTTGCGCCGCAGATTTTCCAGAAATATCGCAGCGGTGATTTGCTTGCAAGAATTGTGGGGGATGTAGAAAGCCTGCAGAACTTCTTTCTACGTGTGTTCTACCCACCGGTTGTGCTGGTGCTCGTCTTTTTAAGTACGATATTTTTCATTTCCTTTTTCTCTATATATCTGGCATTGGTGATGTTCGTCGGATTGATTTTGACTGGATTTGTGGTGCCGGCAATCTTTGCGGTAGGGCAACGCCGATTACAGAATCGTGTCAGAGAAGAGAGAGGGGCGCTTTCAACAGAAGTGACGGAACTGTTTTACGGGTTCCGTGACTTGAAGATCTATCAGCAACTGGATGTTAAGGAGAAGTTGCTTGCCGATGCTGCAGATTCTTATGTTGGGGAGCAAGAGCGTGAAGGAAAACAGGCGATGTTCAATCAATCGGTGAACACGTTTATTACATTGCTTGTTTCATGGACCTTGCTTGCGCTTGGTGCATACTTGACCGTGGAAGGACAGTTTGAAGGATTGTTTCTCGCCATGCTTGTGATGATTTCCTTGACTGTGTTTGAAAATGCGGCACCGATGGCTGTTTTTCCAAATCATTATGAGGAAAGCAGACGGGCTGCGGTAAGGTTGGATGAGGTGGTCGACGGAGAGCCGGTTGTAGGAGCAGCGTCAGCTGGTGCAACTGTGGAACTACCTGTGCAGCAGGCATTTTCTTTTGCGATGAAGGATGTTAGCTTCCGTTATCCTGGAGAGTCCCGTTTGACGCTTGACGGGGTGAATATCAGTTTGCCTGCTGGCTCTAAGACAGCCATTGTTGGCCCAAGCGGTTCTGGAAAATCTACGTTATTGCAGTTGCTGTTGAAAATATATGATCCAGAGGACGGTTTGGTCTTGTTGAATCAGTGGGATTATGCCGAAGTGGAGCAGGAGGACTTGTGGAGTAAGGCGAATGTCGTCCTGCAGGAAAATCACTTTTTCTACGGTACGATCCGGGAGAATCTTGCGCTTGCCAAAGATCGATTGAGTGATGAAGAGATGTTGGAGGCATTGGGCGCGGTGAAACTTGACGGGTTTTCCTTGGATGATGCGGTGCTTGAAAAAGGGGAGAACCTTTCCGGCGGGGAGAAGCAGCGCCTGGCTATCGCGCGTGCGTTATTGAAAGCCGAACGTTTGTGGCTCTTGGATGAACCGACTTCCTCCGTGGATGCTGTTACAGAAGCAGCGATTTTTGAGAAACTCTTTGAAGCGGCGGCAGAGGACACATTGGTTCTGGTAAGTCACCGCTTGACGGGTCTCGAGAAGATGGATCAGATCATTGTCATGGAGAATGGCCGTGTCGTGGAGGCAGGAACATTTGATGAGTTGATGAGGATGAAGGGATATTTTTATGAGATGAAAGAGATTGAGAAAAGCGTGTTTATGTAG
- a CDS encoding PepSY domain-containing protein, whose protein sequence is MKNKKVFMTLFAGAFLVLSGAAIYYLFFNKTEALATETEVRELVESQYSGSIITSLEQKDEMYEVYMENDMGEYELTVDGRTSEITSLKLVNRKGKTGGGEEKPADDPAAEQPEEPTTEEPAPSMLTREEAIEIAKREVPGRVEDIDLDEEDGIKVYEVEMEVGDESEATILINAYTGEILSLTWD, encoded by the coding sequence ATGAAAAATAAAAAGGTTTTTATGACTCTTTTCGCCGGTGCTTTCCTGGTACTTTCAGGGGCTGCGATTTATTATCTTTTTTTTAACAAAACAGAGGCACTGGCAACTGAAACGGAAGTGCGTGAGCTGGTGGAAAGCCAATATAGCGGCAGTATCATCACTTCCTTGGAGCAAAAAGATGAAATGTATGAAGTATATATGGAAAATGACATGGGTGAATACGAACTCACCGTGGACGGCCGAACTAGCGAAATCACCTCTCTTAAACTTGTAAACCGTAAAGGGAAGACGGGTGGCGGAGAAGAGAAACCTGCTGATGATCCAGCGGCCGAACAACCGGAAGAGCCCACAACTGAAGAACCAGCACCGAGCATGCTTACCAGAGAAGAAGCAATTGAAATTGCTAAAAGGGAAGTACCGGGCAGAGTGGAAGATATCGATCTGGATGAAGAAGATGGAATCAAAGTGTATGAGGTGGAAATGGAAGTGGGTGATGAGTCGGAAGCGACCATTCTCATCAATGCTTATACAGGTGAAATCTTGTCTTTGACTTGGGATTAG